A part of Pirellulales bacterium genomic DNA contains:
- the rplM gene encoding 50S ribosomal protein L13, which translates to MTTYMAKPGEVEQKWWLVDATDQVVGRLAAEIAMILMGKHRPTYTPHVDTGDFVVVVNAEKVTFTGKKWQNKTYTHYTGYTGLRVETAGHRLERRPELILSEAVRRMLPKNKLATKMLSKLKIYAGPEHPHQAQLPEPKESKLK; encoded by the coding sequence ATGACCACGTACATGGCCAAGCCGGGCGAAGTGGAGCAGAAGTGGTGGTTGGTCGATGCCACCGATCAGGTCGTGGGCCGGCTGGCCGCCGAGATCGCCATGATCCTGATGGGCAAGCACCGCCCCACGTACACGCCGCACGTTGACACGGGCGACTTCGTCGTCGTGGTCAACGCCGAAAAGGTCACCTTCACCGGCAAAAAGTGGCAGAACAAGACCTACACGCACTACACCGGTTACACGGGTTTGCGCGTCGAGACGGCGGGCCACCGTTTGGAGCGCCGGCCGGAACTGATCTTGAGCGAGGCCGTGCGTCGCATGCTCCCCAAGAACAAGCTGGCCACGAAGATGCTGAGCAAGTTGAAGATCTACGCCGGCCCCGAGCATCCGCACCAGGCCCAGCTCCCTGAGCCCAAAGAATCCAAACTGAAATAA
- the rpsI gene encoding 30S ribosomal protein S9 encodes MSTVETPQVKQTVKHNGDALGTGRRKTSVARVRVRAGSGKITVNSRAFEEFFVREQDRNAVMAPLAQTDRVGSVDVSINVHGGGITGQAGACKLGLARALKIYDSGLEEALRQGHLLTRDSRMKERKHYGLRGARRGTQFSKR; translated from the coding sequence ATGTCCACTGTCGAAACGCCGCAGGTCAAGCAGACCGTCAAGCACAATGGTGACGCCCTGGGTACGGGGCGCCGCAAGACTTCCGTGGCGCGCGTCCGCGTTCGTGCCGGCAGTGGCAAAATCACGGTCAACAGCCGGGCGTTCGAGGAATTCTTCGTGCGCGAACAGGACCGCAATGCCGTCATGGCTCCGCTGGCCCAAACCGATCGCGTCGGCAGCGTCGACGTTTCGATCAATGTCCACGGCGGCGGCATCACCGGCCAGGCCGGCGCTTGCAAGCTGGGGTTGGCCCGGGCGCTGAAGATTTACGACAGCGGCCTGGAAGAGGCGCTGCGCCAGGGGCACTTGCTGACCCGCGACAGCCGCATGAAGGAACGCAAGCACTACGGCCTGCGTGGTGCCCGTCGTGGCACGCAGTTCTCGAAGCGTTAA
- a CDS encoding DUF1501 domain-containing protein — protein MEPLKHRLGRRRFLGAATLAGAGWLTPLAEVLARRAEQARREPAQSVILLWLGGGPSQLETFDPHPGAEIAAGTQAIATATKGVQLAAGFERLAAEMHDVSLVRSLVSKEGDHERGTYLLKTGYRPDSTLVHPSIGAICCHQLPTATVEIPRHVSILPNQWPARGGYLGNQFDAFKTFDPAEHIPDVTLRVSRERQTARLNDRSVIDSVFLAGRRRAVERTLHGTMIDEATALMNSPQLRAFETSDEPREVQAAYGDTPFGRGCLAARRLIEQGVRCVEVTLAGWDSHTNNHATHERLVKILDPAFAALVADLRKRDLLSRTVVLCGGEFGRTPKLNPLDGRDHWPHGFSMALAGGGLRGGQVIGATDPAGGKKVDEPRSVADVHATVLQALAIDPAHEVMTPVGRPMKFSEGTPIAQLVEEAC, from the coding sequence ATGGAACCATTAAAGCATCGCCTCGGGCGTCGGCGTTTTTTGGGCGCGGCCACGTTGGCCGGCGCCGGTTGGCTTACGCCGCTGGCCGAGGTCCTGGCTCGCCGCGCCGAGCAAGCGCGGCGCGAACCGGCGCAATCCGTCATTCTACTGTGGCTGGGCGGCGGACCGAGCCAGTTGGAGACGTTCGATCCACATCCCGGCGCCGAGATCGCGGCCGGCACGCAAGCAATTGCCACGGCCACGAAGGGTGTACAACTGGCCGCCGGCTTTGAGCGTCTGGCCGCCGAAATGCACGACGTGTCGCTCGTGCGGTCGCTTGTGAGCAAGGAGGGGGACCACGAGCGCGGGACGTACCTGCTGAAGACCGGCTATCGGCCGGACTCGACCCTCGTGCATCCTTCGATCGGCGCGATCTGCTGCCATCAGTTGCCAACGGCGACGGTCGAAATCCCGCGACACGTTTCGATCCTGCCTAACCAATGGCCCGCCCGCGGTGGCTACCTGGGCAACCAGTTCGACGCTTTCAAGACCTTCGATCCGGCCGAGCATATCCCCGACGTGACGCTCCGCGTATCGAGGGAACGCCAAACGGCACGGCTGAACGATCGCAGCGTGATCGACAGCGTGTTTCTGGCCGGCCGCCGCCGCGCCGTCGAGCGCACATTGCACGGCACGATGATCGACGAAGCCACGGCCTTGATGAACTCACCGCAATTGCGCGCGTTCGAAACGAGCGACGAACCGCGAGAGGTGCAGGCCGCCTATGGCGATACTCCCTTCGGGCGCGGCTGCCTCGCCGCGCGCCGCCTGATCGAGCAGGGGGTGCGCTGCGTGGAAGTGACGCTCGCCGGGTGGGACAGCCATACGAACAACCATGCAACTCATGAGCGGCTGGTAAAGATCCTCGACCCGGCCTTCGCGGCGCTCGTCGCCGATTTGCGGAAGCGCGACTTATTGTCTCGCACGGTTGTGCTCTGCGGCGGTGAATTTGGCCGCACCCCGAAGCTCAATCCCCTCGACGGCCGCGACCACTGGCCGCACGGCTTCAGCATGGCCCTGGCCGGCGGCGGGTTGCGCGGTGGGCAAGTGATCGGCGCCACAGATCCGGCCGGCGGCAAAAAGGTCGATGAGCCGCGCAGCGTGGCCGACGTGCATGCCACGGTACTACAAGCACTGGCCATCGATCCGGCGCACGAAGTCATGACGCCAGTCGGCCGACCGATGAAATTCAGCGAGGGGACACCGATCGCGCAGCTGGTCGAAGAAGCCTGCTGA